In the Halobacteriovorax sp. GB3 genome, TTCTTAATCGCCTTAGCAATTCTCACAAAACCATTCTTAGATCCAGGTACTGACCCCTTAAGAAGCATGTAACCCTTATCAGCGTTGATTTCAACAACTTCGATATTTTGAATAGTTTTCTTTTTGTTACCCATTTGACCTGGCATTTTTTTGTTTTTCCAAACTTTACCAGGAGTTGCGCGGTTACCAATTGAACCTGGACTTCTGTGGAAGTGAGAGCCGTGTGTAGCTGGACCACCTGCAAAGTTGTAACGCTTCATTGTCCCTTGGAAACCTTTACCTTTAGAAGTACCAGTAACATCTACGAAACTAGACTCAGTAAATTCACCAAGACCAACAACTTTACCAAGGTTAGCTTCATCAATAGATGCTGCTTGAACTTCAGCGAAAGATGTTGCATTTAGCTCAACATTTGCTTTTTTAAGGTGTCCCTGAACTGGTTTCTTAACGAGAGTTTCACGTTTTTCATTAAAACCAATTTGGTACGCTTCGTAACCGTCTTTAGCAGTTGTTTTAACTTGAGTTACGACATTTGGGATAAGCTTGATAACAGTAACTGGTACGTGATTACCTTGCTCATCAAAGATTCTTGTCATTCCCGCTTTTACACCGTAAATCGCAGGAAGATCAATTGTGTTGGAAGTTGCTGTATTTTCGGCAGCAGTTGCCTCAACAGCCTTAGTTTCTTCGGCCATCTTACCTCCACAGCATCACTCTGTTTCCCAGAGATGCATGCATGGTTAATATTAAAAAATTGCGCTAATG is a window encoding:
- the rplC gene encoding 50S ribosomal protein L3 → MAEETKAVEATAAENTATSNTIDLPAIYGVKAGMTRIFDEQGNHVPVTVIKLIPNVVTQVKTTAKDGYEAYQIGFNEKRETLVKKPVQGHLKKANVELNATSFAEVQAASIDEANLGKVVGLGEFTESSFVDVTGTSKGKGFQGTMKRYNFAGGPATHGSHFHRSPGSIGNRATPGKVWKNKKMPGQMGNKKKTIQNIEVVEINADKGYMLLKGSVPGSKNGFVRIAKAIKK